A single region of the candidate division WOR-3 bacterium genome encodes:
- the lpdA gene encoding dihydrolipoyl dehydrogenase, with amino-acid sequence MGAIFDAVIIGAGPGGYPCAIRLGQLKKKVLVVEACELGGVCLNRGCIPTKTLSFAAEMLENLQKVQHIGINIANNGLDLTALRNHTEGVVKRLRGGIEYLFKNNHVEWKKAQAKIISEHKIELKSNDTVEYIEAENIVIATGTEIIALPGFEFDGRFITNTDDALRLDDIPEKLLVVGAGACGLELATIYAALGSKVKIVEIMEQILPGMEPELCATLFKVLKKKGIEILLQSTVLDYQIEGDKINVRIQGPGISIHEDFNRILITVGRKPTNSAFKNFGIECDKKGYIVVDDSYRTNIRNIFAVGDIIGPPLLAHKATKQGIEVAEIIGGLRTNKNSHAIPACVFTIPPFASVGLTEKEALEQGLKVKIGRFPYRASGKALSMLETEGMVKIVATEEGKILGIHILGAESPSLIGEAVLALEQGLKVNDLAEIIHPHPTLTEAIGEAAENFYNKAIHILNSSY; translated from the coding sequence ATGGGCGCAATTTTTGATGCGGTAATAATCGGAGCTGGCCCAGGTGGCTATCCCTGTGCGATTCGCCTCGGTCAGTTAAAGAAAAAGGTCCTGGTGGTGGAAGCATGCGAACTTGGTGGTGTTTGTTTGAACCGGGGCTGCATTCCAACCAAAACATTAAGCTTTGCTGCCGAAATGTTAGAAAATCTCCAAAAAGTCCAGCACATCGGTATAAACATAGCAAATAACGGTCTGGATCTGACTGCCCTCCGTAATCATACTGAAGGGGTCGTAAAAAGATTGCGTGGTGGGATTGAGTATCTTTTCAAAAATAACCATGTGGAATGGAAAAAAGCTCAGGCAAAAATCATTTCAGAGCATAAGATTGAACTAAAAAGCAACGACACCGTGGAATATATTGAAGCCGAGAATATTGTAATTGCCACCGGCACTGAAATCATAGCCCTCCCGGGATTTGAATTTGATGGTCGATTTATTACTAACACCGATGATGCCCTGCGCTTAGATGATATTCCCGAAAAACTACTGGTTGTCGGTGCTGGTGCCTGCGGTTTAGAACTTGCCACCATCTATGCAGCCTTAGGAAGTAAGGTAAAAATTGTAGAGATAATGGAGCAGATACTACCGGGTATGGAACCTGAACTCTGTGCTACTCTGTTTAAGGTTCTGAAAAAAAAGGGCATAGAAATCCTGCTCCAGTCCACGGTTCTGGATTATCAAATCGAAGGAGATAAAATAAATGTGAGAATTCAGGGACCCGGCATTAGCATCCATGAGGACTTCAATCGTATTCTGATTACCGTGGGCAGAAAACCGACGAATAGTGCATTCAAAAATTTTGGTATCGAATGTGATAAAAAGGGGTACATTGTGGTTGATGATTCATACCGTACCAATATCAGGAACATCTTTGCGGTTGGTGATATAATCGGACCACCGCTGCTGGCGCATAAGGCAACAAAACAGGGAATAGAAGTGGCAGAGATCATCGGTGGGCTTCGGACAAATAAAAATTCTCACGCAATACCTGCCTGTGTCTTCACCATTCCGCCTTTCGCATCCGTGGGACTAACTGAAAAAGAAGCACTGGAGCAAGGTCTGAAAGTAAAAATTGGAAGGTTTCCTTACCGAGCCTCGGGGAAGGCATTGTCAATGCTTGAGACCGAAGGAATGGTTAAGATTGTCGCGACCGAAGAAGGGAAAATCCTGGGTATACACATACTCGGTGCCGAATCACCAAGTCTGATCGGCGAGGCAGTATTGGCCCTTGAGCAAGGACTGAAGGTAAATGACCTTGCGGAAATCATCCATCCCCACCCCACACTCACCGAGGCCATAGGAGAAGCCGCAGAAAATTTTTACAATAAAGCCATCCATATTCTCAATTCTTCCTACTAA
- the lpxA gene encoding acyl-ACP--UDP-N-acetylglucosamine O-acyltransferase yields MDEVFIDRRAKVHRSVKIGRFSIVEEGVEIGAGTEIGEFVIIRRGTRLGKNNKIYAGVQLGIDPQDYHFKGEYSECIIGDNNIIREYTTVSRATGEGEKTVIGNNNFIMTYVHIAHNVKIGNNTVIASGVQIAGYVEIDDYAYIGGLAGIHQFCRIGKYALLGAKSYLNKDLPPYFMARGNKAMVLGINRIGLLRAGFTMDDLEEIKKIFRTLYCTNKNLSEIVLHLENDGKKEFAQTVVNFIKTTKRGIVRR; encoded by the coding sequence ATGGATGAAGTTTTTATTGACAGGAGAGCAAAGGTTCACCGCTCGGTTAAAATCGGGCGATTTTCAATTGTTGAGGAGGGGGTGGAAATTGGGGCGGGAACAGAAATTGGTGAATTTGTAATCATCAGAAGAGGGACAAGGCTGGGTAAAAATAATAAAATATATGCAGGTGTCCAATTGGGAATCGACCCGCAGGATTATCACTTTAAAGGTGAGTATTCCGAATGTATCATCGGGGACAATAATATCATCCGGGAATATACCACGGTTTCCCGGGCGACCGGTGAGGGTGAGAAAACTGTCATAGGTAATAATAACTTTATCATGACATATGTGCACATCGCCCACAATGTAAAAATCGGGAATAACACAGTGATTGCCAGCGGGGTCCAGATTGCCGGATATGTGGAAATTGATGATTATGCCTATATAGGAGGCCTGGCGGGTATCCATCAATTTTGTCGCATAGGCAAATATGCCCTTTTAGGTGCAAAGTCATATTTGAATAAAGATCTACCACCCTACTTTATGGCACGGGGAAATAAGGCAATGGTTTTGGGGATTAACCGTATCGGATTGCTAAGAGCGGGTTTTACCATGGATGATCTTGAAGAAATAAAAAAGATCTTCCGTACACTTTATTGTACTAATAAAAATCTAAGCGAAATCGTCTTACACTTAGAAAACGATGGAAAAAAAGAATTCGCTCAGACCGTTGTTAACTTCATTAAAACTACCAAGCGCGGAATTGTGCGCCGGTAA
- the fabZ gene encoding 3-hydroxyacyl-ACP dehydratase FabZ, with the protein MDIEAIKKILPHREPFLFIDEVLEISDKKIIAKRTIKHDEYFFAGHFPGEPIMPGVLIVEALAQTGGVMLLRKMPGAIPLFMGIDKARFRKIVKPGDTLIMEVELLQERGMVVKIEGVAKVNGEVVCEATILAGIKK; encoded by the coding sequence ATGGATATTGAGGCAATAAAAAAAATTCTCCCGCATCGGGAACCATTTTTATTTATTGATGAGGTATTAGAGATAAGTGATAAAAAAATTATTGCCAAACGCACCATTAAGCACGACGAGTATTTCTTCGCAGGTCACTTTCCTGGTGAGCCGATAATGCCGGGCGTTCTCATTGTGGAAGCACTTGCCCAGACCGGTGGTGTGATGCTTTTACGAAAAATGCCCGGGGCAATTCCTTTGTTTATGGGAATTGATAAAGCAAGATTCCGAAAGATTGTCAAACCTGGTGATACATTGATAATGGAGGTGGAGTTACTCCAGGAACGAGGAATGGTGGTGAAGATTGAAGGTGTTGCAAAAGTTAATGGTGAAGTCGTCTGTGAAGCAACAATTCTTGCTGGCATCAAAAAATGA
- the thrC gene encoding threonine synthase, whose amino-acid sequence MINLICRTCKKSYPDYKSLWQCQCGGILDLEITSLLPRRELSRRAISLWRYREMLPLKDDKNIISFNEGFTPLVEIPIEKKTVLFKMDFLFPTGSFKDRGASVLVSKIKELGIKKVLIDSSGNAGSAVSAYCAKAGIECTVLVPENTSEEKLNQIKAYGAKLYIVQGDRDETARVALKLSEKIYYASHYYNPYFLHGTKTFAYEIVEQLTWKAPDAIVLPIGNGTLLLGAYIGFKELLNQKLIKKMPKLIGVQSQNCAPIYWMFKNNTNRIPEFTIKPTIADGISVGRPPRAVQIISAIKESEGIIFTVSEKEIKQALEEIYKLGIYIEPTSATAVAGVKRYLKITKKKELIVSTFTGTGLKSHKI is encoded by the coding sequence ATGATAAATCTCATCTGCCGAACTTGCAAAAAAAGTTACCCTGATTATAAATCATTATGGCAATGCCAATGTGGCGGAATACTGGATTTAGAAATCACCAGCCTCCTCCCCCGTAGGGAATTGAGCAGAAGAGCAATTTCGCTCTGGCGTTACCGAGAAATGCTTCCACTGAAAGACGACAAAAATATTATTTCCTTTAACGAAGGGTTTACTCCACTCGTTGAAATTCCCATAGAAAAAAAGACAGTATTATTCAAAATGGATTTTCTCTTTCCTACCGGTTCTTTTAAAGACCGCGGGGCATCGGTTCTGGTGAGCAAAATTAAAGAACTTGGTATAAAAAAAGTTTTGATTGACTCTTCGGGTAATGCGGGAAGTGCGGTGAGTGCATATTGCGCAAAAGCCGGGATTGAATGTACCGTACTGGTGCCTGAGAATACCAGTGAAGAGAAATTAAATCAGATAAAGGCGTATGGTGCAAAATTATACATCGTTCAGGGCGATAGAGATGAAACCGCAAGGGTCGCCTTAAAACTTTCTGAAAAAATATATTATGCCAGTCATTATTATAATCCATATTTTTTACATGGCACCAAGACATTCGCCTACGAGATTGTGGAACAATTGACTTGGAAAGCACCAGATGCCATCGTCCTGCCCATTGGCAATGGCACACTCTTATTGGGAGCTTATATCGGATTCAAGGAATTACTTAACCAGAAACTTATAAAAAAGATGCCCAAACTTATAGGTGTTCAGTCCCAGAATTGTGCGCCCATCTACTGGATGTTCAAAAATAATACTAACCGAATTCCCGAATTCACAATTAAACCTACAATCGCTGATGGAATAAGTGTTGGCAGACCACCACGGGCAGTCCAGATTATCTCGGCAATAAAAGAATCAGAAGGAATTATTTTCACTGTTAGTGAAAAAGAAATCAAGCAAGCTTTGGAAGAAATCTATAAATTAGGAATTTATATCGAACCCACCTCAGCAACCGCAGTTGCTGGAGTGAAAAGATATTTGAAGATTACAAAGAAAAAAGAATTGATTGTATCAACTTTTACCGGCACAGGCTTAAAATCCCATAAAATATGA
- a CDS encoding PorV/PorQ family protein, translating into MQRSLMLTTMAFFCFAQIWQPGATGYTFLKLGVGVRPVAMGNAFTALSDDGYAIFWNPAGLGVINSYYLSGMAMSHLGFIQYYNLASSIYLGKKAGSLGIGLCYLTATDIRRDEAGRESDQFRNSDMLLNVGYGKSIGKKKQVSFGGGGKIVRSQLESESAWGFVGDFGLMLRPVNFLYLGTTMKNFGTPRKFIQKWEYPPVNFRQGLAVKIPFGQSHWALSLDYSLYPDYIPTFSIGSEIHIREPKLMQTATKALFGQESALSGFSLMAGYQTGYQDLGWSGFSFGFSLEIMIGSGLFLDIGAVALSYGYLGYSERIGIGLNYTPELKKAKK; encoded by the coding sequence ATGCAAAGATCATTAATGTTAACAACAATGGCATTTTTTTGTTTTGCCCAGATCTGGCAGCCCGGGGCAACCGGTTACACATTTTTAAAACTCGGGGTCGGTGTCCGACCCGTCGCAATGGGTAATGCCTTCACGGCTTTAAGCGATGATGGATACGCAATATTCTGGAATCCTGCAGGTTTGGGTGTCATAAACAGTTATTATCTTTCAGGTATGGCAATGTCTCATCTCGGTTTTATACAGTATTATAATCTTGCTTCCTCTATTTATCTCGGAAAGAAGGCGGGTTCACTCGGCATTGGACTTTGTTATTTAACGGCAACTGATATAAGGCGTGATGAAGCAGGTCGAGAATCTGACCAATTCCGTAATTCAGATATGTTATTGAATGTTGGCTATGGGAAGAGCATTGGTAAGAAGAAACAGGTATCTTTTGGCGGTGGGGGTAAAATTGTGCGTAGTCAATTAGAGAGTGAAAGTGCTTGGGGGTTTGTTGGTGATTTCGGCTTAATGCTAAGACCAGTAAATTTTCTTTATCTGGGCACAACAATGAAAAATTTTGGCACCCCGCGGAAGTTTATTCAAAAATGGGAGTATCCACCTGTGAATTTTCGTCAGGGGCTTGCGGTAAAAATCCCTTTTGGTCAGAGCCACTGGGCTTTGAGCCTTGATTATTCGCTATATCCTGATTATATTCCAACATTTTCCATTGGTAGCGAAATCCACATCCGAGAACCAAAATTAATGCAGACTGCTACCAAAGCATTATTTGGTCAGGAATCAGCACTCTCCGGATTTTCTTTAATGGCGGGTTATCAAACTGGTTACCAGGACTTGGGCTGGTCTGGTTTTTCTTTTGGTTTTTCTTTAGAGATAATGATAGGTTCGGGCTTATTTCTTGATATTGGCGCAGTAGCGCTCTCCTACGGATATTTAGGCTATTCTGAGCGTATCGGTATTGGATTAAATTATACGCCCGAATTAAAGAAGGCAAAGAAGTAG
- a CDS encoding endonuclease III domain-containing protein, producing the protein MKIYKRLFDRFGPQHWWPGDTPFEVMVGAILTQNTNWQNVEKAINNLKEAGLLNPHKLLANIDKIPQLIRPSGFYKLKSKRLIAFLKYFVEKYGGEVRNFDKKETDFLRNELLFIPGIGPETADSILLYALNRPVFVVDAYTRRMLTRHNLITEKADYNEIQKFFERNLPRDIQLYNEYHALIVRLGKEYCKKNDPLCDTCPIHNILA; encoded by the coding sequence ATGAAAATATATAAGCGGTTGTTTGATAGATTTGGTCCCCAGCACTGGTGGCCCGGGGATACGCCATTTGAAGTAATGGTTGGAGCGATACTCACTCAAAATACAAACTGGCAGAATGTTGAAAAGGCGATAAATAATCTTAAAGAGGCAGGTTTGCTCAATCCCCATAAACTGCTTGCCAATATAGATAAAATTCCCCAATTAATAAGGCCTTCGGGTTTTTATAAACTTAAAAGCAAAAGATTAATTGCCTTTTTAAAATATTTTGTGGAGAAATATGGGGGGGAGGTGAGAAATTTCGATAAAAAAGAAACCGATTTTTTAAGAAATGAACTTTTATTTATTCCTGGCATTGGTCCAGAAACCGCAGATTCAATTCTGCTTTATGCCCTCAATCGTCCAGTTTTTGTGGTTGATGCTTATACACGAAGAATGCTGACACGTCATAATTTGATAACTGAAAAAGCCGACTATAATGAGATACAAAAATTTTTTGAGAGAAATTTACCAAGAGATATTCAGCTTTATAATGAATATCATGCCCTTATAGTTAGACTGGGTAAAGAATATTGTAAAAAAAATGATCCCCTATGTGATACTTGTCCTATCCACAACATTCTCGCATAA
- the truB gene encoding tRNA pseudouridine(55) synthase TruB has translation MDQSGRIIPVYKPVGPSTFDIIRIFRKTTGFKGKIGHGGTLDPFACGVVLLLLGKYTKHFEEIKNWEKVYTAGILLGAESDTGDITGTIRFQEPEQIVKPGLNTVEEVIGTFIGEIEQRVPSYSAAKFQGVPLYKLARKGIQITKQKKVEIGKIELIFYKYPILTIRVNCRGGVYIRQLAQDIAGALRTTGFLFYLQREKVGEFSIKNCVEIHDFGTLTTE, from the coding sequence ATGGATCAATCAGGAAGGATAATTCCGGTATATAAACCGGTGGGACCATCAACTTTTGATATCATTAGAATTTTCCGTAAGACCACAGGTTTCAAGGGAAAGATTGGTCATGGTGGCACCCTTGATCCTTTTGCCTGCGGAGTTGTACTTTTACTATTGGGTAAATATACCAAGCATTTTGAAGAGATAAAAAACTGGGAAAAAGTTTATACTGCGGGCATTTTGCTGGGTGCGGAATCCGATACCGGTGACATCACGGGTACCATCCGCTTCCAAGAGCCGGAGCAGATAGTAAAACCTGGACTGAATACCGTAGAAGAAGTTATCGGCACTTTTATCGGTGAAATAGAGCAGCGTGTGCCTTCTTACTCTGCCGCCAAATTTCAGGGGGTGCCGCTATATAAACTTGCCCGTAAAGGGATTCAGATAACCAAACAGAAAAAGGTTGAAATTGGAAAGATTGAATTAATTTTCTACAAATATCCTATTTTAACCATCCGTGTGAATTGTAGGGGTGGAGTATATATAAGACAGCTCGCCCAGGACATCGCTGGTGCCCTCAGGACAACCGGATTTTTATTTTATTTGCAACGGGAAAAGGTGGGGGAATTCTCGATAAAAAATTGTGTGGAAATCCACGATTTTGGTACACTCACCACTGAATGA
- a CDS encoding right-handed parallel beta-helix repeat-containing protein, whose product MKCLNTYMPKCLKFFVWSLEIKHCMSYGVGDAGYETDTCLSVVQDNTFYANDSFPLIISTTELGECKNNQFIDNRHNAILIRGGGDITKSLSIQNQGVPYVIDCWFVVNSLLEIEKRNILQFKGQRAWFKPNGILKATGVTFTAYDTVWWGMKFDNSKLDASVLDSCILEKARYYSGVWPRGAIDINNSWMRVSNSAVVNNECGIYISGAASRLTLTNNLISQNSDGIRAYGDSKAESLYIKFNDLSGNKCAFAMPINFSPPYYVADSNWWGDATGPWDPSNGAPDYNPQGRQFNWGLCYL is encoded by the coding sequence ATGAAATGCCTAAATACCTACATGCCTAAATGCCTAAAATTTTTTGTTTGGAGTTTGGAAATTAAACATTGTATGAGTTACGGTGTTGGGGATGCTGGATATGAGACTGATACTTGTCTATCCGTGGTTCAAGATAATACCTTTTATGCCAATGATTCATTTCCTTTGATTATCAGCACAACCGAACTTGGTGAATGTAAAAACAATCAATTTATTGATAATCGTCATAATGCAATTTTAATCAGAGGTGGCGGTGATATAACAAAAAGTTTGAGCATCCAGAATCAGGGTGTGCCTTATGTAATAGATTGCTGGTTTGTAGTAAATAGTCTATTGGAGATTGAAAAGAGGAATATTTTGCAATTTAAAGGTCAGAGAGCGTGGTTTAAGCCCAATGGTATTTTAAAAGCAACTGGAGTAACCTTTACTGCGTATGATACTGTTTGGTGGGGAATGAAGTTTGATAATTCTAAATTAGATGCTTCAGTATTGGATAGTTGTATCTTAGAAAAAGCGAGATATTATAGTGGTGTTTGGCCAAGGGGTGCGATTGATATTAACAATAGCTGGATGCGGGTGAGCAATTCGGCCGTCGTGAATAATGAGTGTGGGATTTACATAAGTGGCGCAGCGAGCAGATTGACTTTGACTAATAATTTAATCAGTCAGAACAGTGATGGGATAAGAGCGTATGGTGATAGCAAGGCGGAATCTCTTTATATTAAATTTAACGATCTTTCAGGAAACAAATGTGCATTTGCTATGCCTATCAATTTCTCACCCCCATATTATGTGGCTGATTCTAACTGGTGGGGGGATGCAACAGGACCCTGGGACCCATCAAATGGTGCGCCGGATTATAATCCGCAGGGAAGACAATTCAATTGGGGATTATGTTATTTATAG
- a CDS encoding sigma-70 family RNA polymerase sigma factor — translation MVKYSQKIFEKAKETGKITINEINNLIPENVTPEEIDEVLDLLARNGIVIVQSEEEEIPKSETAKSVQRAEEPIRAYFRELARYDLLTKDEEYEFSVKTEQGYRMIVKEFLRYPCALYELIAVCKQVELGKKSLDQISRVEIEAIMDKHTFWAERQKFIRRVKSLERDYNILLKYYKKAEKDHSKMLQGIIFHKEERVRKAIEKLALQHNVVNCAIQKFKETIERLEKIDKTLLRMRNQEGINLLNKERKKLLAELGNDPERASFSLKVIENLENMINRSRQRMIEGNVRLVISIAKKYVNRGLEFADLVGEGNNGLIKAVEKFDYRKGYKFSTYATWWIRQAITRAIGDQARTVRVPAHILDTMNKVARAQRDMTQNLGREPTIEEIAQHLDLPTDKVRMVQNISLIPISLDKPIDDEESSFVGDFISNPMSDSPSRRAAISILKDRFNEILKDLPKREEKIIRLRFGLGNGTPKTLEEVGRMFNITRERVRQIEAKALRKLRHPTRLRKLQVFKDLIEME, via the coding sequence ATGGTGAAATATTCTCAAAAAATCTTCGAAAAAGCAAAAGAGACAGGCAAGATTACCATAAACGAAATTAACAATCTCATCCCAGAGAATGTCACCCCGGAAGAGATTGACGAAGTCCTTGATTTACTCGCGCGGAATGGGATTGTCATAGTACAAAGTGAAGAAGAAGAAATTCCTAAATCGGAAACAGCAAAAAGTGTGCAGCGGGCTGAAGAACCGATAAGGGCCTATTTCCGGGAACTTGCACGGTATGACCTTTTAACCAAGGACGAAGAATACGAATTCTCGGTGAAGACCGAACAGGGATACCGAATGATTGTCAAAGAATTTCTCCGTTATCCCTGCGCTTTGTATGAATTGATCGCCGTTTGTAAACAAGTGGAACTTGGCAAGAAAAGCCTAGACCAGATTTCCCGGGTGGAGATTGAGGCGATCATGGATAAACATACCTTCTGGGCTGAACGTCAGAAATTTATCCGCCGGGTAAAATCGCTGGAAAGGGATTACAATATCTTGCTGAAGTATTACAAAAAAGCCGAAAAAGACCATTCCAAGATGCTCCAGGGGATAATCTTTCACAAAGAAGAACGGGTGAGAAAGGCAATTGAAAAACTTGCCCTCCAGCATAATGTGGTCAATTGTGCCATCCAGAAGTTTAAAGAGACGATTGAACGCTTGGAAAAAATCGACAAGACCCTGCTCCGGATGCGCAATCAAGAGGGAATTAATCTTTTGAACAAGGAGAGAAAGAAACTGCTTGCGGAACTCGGTAATGACCCGGAGCGGGCAAGTTTTTCTTTAAAAGTGATTGAGAATCTTGAAAACATGATCAACCGTTCCCGCCAGAGGATGATTGAAGGCAATGTGCGTCTGGTAATCTCCATTGCCAAGAAGTATGTGAATCGCGGCCTGGAATTTGCCGATTTAGTGGGTGAAGGGAACAACGGATTAATCAAGGCAGTTGAGAAGTTTGATTACCGTAAGGGCTACAAATTTTCCACCTATGCCACCTGGTGGATAAGACAGGCAATAACCCGAGCGATTGGAGATCAGGCGCGAACCGTGAGGGTGCCGGCACATATTCTTGATACCATGAATAAAGTCGCCCGTGCCCAGCGGGATATGACCCAGAACCTGGGACGCGAGCCCACGATCGAAGAGATTGCCCAACATTTAGATTTACCCACGGATAAAGTCCGCATGGTCCAAAATATCTCACTAATTCCTATTTCGCTTGATAAACCTATTGATGATGAAGAATCAAGCTTCGTCGGCGATTTTATCAGCAATCCCATGTCCGATTCACCCTCAAGGAGAGCGGCGATATCTATTCTTAAGGACCGGTTCAATGAAATCTTAAAAGACCTGCCCAAAAGAGAAGAGAAGATCATTCGCCTTCGTTTTGGTCTAGGCAATGGCACACCCAAGACCCTTGAAGAAGTTGGACGTATGTTCAATATTACGAGGGAAAGGGTAAGACAGATTGAAGCCAAGGCACTGCGCAAACTCCGTCATCCCACCCGTTTGCGTAAACTCCAGGTTTTCAAGGACCTGATTGAAATGGAATAA
- a CDS encoding DUF401 family protein: protein MTLIIIGFILAFIFIVIIGQKNLPLALFCGTIILGLFTIPAINIVKIFINTLTDIPVILLVFVVFFIPMIGGVMRESGQMDNIVRNLRIGKRGIMAVAPAIMGLLPMPGGALFSAPIMEKSGEGVDDDLKVAINIWYRHLLILVYPLSSDLIATTKIVGLNIYNAVLYLFPTLIIATILGQIFFLNKVKGEIAYIDKFSLKNLLIPLIIILVAPLLDFIFRSSKVFSLKEIGTLIGVLTGFGLAMFFSPTKVDLIQIFLKMKPYRFSFIILGLFYFLNIFKVSGIDKVIAQIPFPPLLLCIIAGFILGVATGRVLLPSSIVFPIFLLTNQITLLNFTLIYTSIFFGYVVSPVHPCLSVTCEYFRTDIKGPFKLLMPPALIIFAIVLILGIISSLAFSMQGL, encoded by the coding sequence ATGACCCTCATTATCATTGGTTTTATACTTGCCTTCATTTTCATAGTAATCATCGGGCAAAAAAATCTTCCGTTAGCCCTTTTCTGTGGCACAATCATTCTTGGCTTATTTACCATCCCGGCTATAAATATTGTTAAAATATTTATCAATACACTTACGGATATCCCTGTGATCCTTTTAGTGTTTGTAGTATTTTTCATACCTATGATTGGTGGTGTAATGCGTGAGAGCGGGCAGATGGACAACATCGTGCGAAATTTAAGAATTGGCAAAAGAGGGATTATGGCGGTTGCGCCGGCAATAATGGGATTATTGCCGATGCCTGGGGGTGCGTTATTTTCCGCACCGATAATGGAAAAAAGTGGCGAAGGGGTTGATGATGATTTAAAAGTAGCAATAAATATCTGGTACCGTCACCTTTTGATTTTGGTTTATCCTTTGAGTTCGGATTTGATTGCCACAACCAAAATTGTGGGATTAAATATCTACAATGCAGTTTTATATCTCTTCCCTACCCTGATCATTGCTACTATACTTGGACAGATATTTTTTTTAAATAAGGTGAAAGGCGAAATCGCCTATATCGATAAATTCTCATTGAAGAATCTTTTAATACCTCTGATCATAATCCTTGTTGCTCCCCTTTTAGATTTTATCTTTCGCAGTTCCAAGGTTTTTTCTTTAAAAGAAATTGGAACATTGATCGGCGTGCTGACTGGATTCGGACTAGCTATGTTCTTCAGCCCGACAAAAGTTGATTTGATACAGATATTCCTAAAAATGAAACCATACCGGTTTTCTTTCATTATTTTAGGACTTTTTTATTTCCTGAATATTTTCAAAGTTTCAGGAATCGACAAAGTGATTGCCCAAATCCCATTCCCACCTCTTTTATTGTGTATCATCGCAGGATTTATTTTAGGCGTTGCGACAGGTAGGGTTCTTTTACCTTCTTCAATTGTATTTCCGATCTTCTTGCTCACCAACCAAATCACTCTTTTAAACTTCACCTTAATCTATACAAGCATATTTTTTGGTTATGTTGTATCACCAGTCCATCCCTGTTTAAGTGTCACCTGCGAATATTTTAGGACAGACATCAAGGGTCCTTTTAAATTATTAATGCCACCCGCATTAATAATCTTTGCTATAGTGTTAATCTTGGGAATCATCAGTTCTCTGGCTTTCTCTATGCAGGGTTTGTGA